In a single window of the Blastopirellula retiformator genome:
- a CDS encoding response regulator yields MSISIVVADDHEVVRSGLASLLKGTAISIVDEASNGEEAVEKAIAHHPDVVLMDIRMPNTDGLGALEKIKKESPNTRVIMLSTYDNPTYVARGVALGAYDYVLKGSSRETIVTAIENAAADQPIAEDSLMNRVRGAMAKRQEAKHSDIPLTNREMQVLRHLALGLSNREIGRSLNISIETVKEHVQNILRKIDVTDRTQAAVWAVRRGLV; encoded by the coding sequence ATGAGTATCAGCATCGTTGTTGCAGACGACCATGAAGTGGTTCGTAGCGGCTTGGCAAGTTTGCTCAAAGGGACAGCTATCAGCATTGTTGACGAAGCGTCCAATGGAGAAGAAGCGGTCGAAAAAGCGATCGCCCACCACCCCGATGTGGTTTTGATGGACATCCGGATGCCTAACACCGATGGTCTGGGCGCCCTCGAAAAGATTAAGAAAGAATCCCCTAACACGCGGGTCATCATGTTGTCGACTTACGACAACCCGACCTACGTCGCGCGGGGCGTCGCTTTGGGGGCTTATGATTACGTGTTGAAGGGGTCGTCGCGCGAAACGATCGTCACCGCGATCGAGAACGCCGCCGCCGATCAGCCGATCGCCGAAGACAGCCTGATGAATCGCGTCCGCGGCGCGATGGCCAAACGTCAGGAAGCCAAGCACAGCGACATTCCGCTTACCAATCGCGAAATGCAGGTCCTGCGTCACTTGGCGCTGGGGCTGAGCAACCGCGAGATCGGTCGTTCGCTGAACATCAGCATCGAGACGGTCAAAGAACACGTGCAAAACATTTTGCGCAAGATCGACGTGACCGATCGTACGCAAGCGGCGGTCTGGGCCGTTCGCCGCGGCTTGGTCTAA
- a CDS encoding CDGSH iron-sulfur domain-containing protein, whose protein sequence is MSEAKIRIRDNGPFLVEGPVTLEDAEGNTYTIDKPAIALCRCGQSANRPFCDGAHKGCGFESNERA, encoded by the coding sequence ATGTCGGAAGCCAAGATTCGCATTCGTGATAACGGGCCGTTTCTCGTCGAAGGTCCAGTAACCCTGGAAGACGCCGAGGGCAACACCTACACCATCGACAAACCGGCGATCGCCCTGTGCCGCTGCGGCCAGTCGGCCAACCGTCCGTTTTGCGACGGCGCGCACAAGGGTTGCGGCTTCGAATCGAACGAACGGGCCTAG
- a CDS encoding RNA polymerase sigma factor, producing the protein MDDSQLIEQILSGDTASYALLVRKYQDRLFHTLIHYLGSREDAEDVVQESLVQAYLKLATFQGNSMFYTWLYRIAFNVAVSHRRRRKPVYSVDLGRELAGCEPVDDDASPEQRLHQDENVAQVRAALETLSEEHRSVLVLRELEGLDYDQISEVLNTPIGTVRSRLHRARAQLRDHLHSLIPEDQREMLP; encoded by the coding sequence GTGGACGATAGCCAGCTTATCGAGCAAATTCTCTCCGGCGACACGGCGTCGTACGCGCTGCTGGTGCGCAAATACCAAGACCGTCTCTTCCATACCCTGATCCACTACCTCGGCTCGCGCGAAGATGCCGAGGACGTAGTGCAAGAGTCGCTCGTTCAGGCTTACCTGAAGCTGGCGACCTTCCAGGGAAACAGCATGTTCTATACCTGGCTCTATCGGATCGCGTTTAACGTCGCCGTCAGCCATCGCCGCCGCCGTAAGCCGGTCTACTCGGTCGACCTGGGACGCGAACTGGCGGGCTGCGAACCGGTCGACGACGACGCCAGCCCCGAACAGCGCTTGCATCAAGATGAGAACGTCGCCCAGGTCCGCGCGGCGCTCGAAACGCTGAGCGAAGAACATCGCTCGGTGCTGGTCCTCCGCGAACTGGAGGGACTCGACTACGACCAGATTTCTGAGGTGCTCAATACCCCCATCGGCACCGTCCGTAGTCGATTGCATCGGGCTCGCGCCCAACTGCGTGACCATCTTCACTCTCTGATCCCAGAAGACCAACGCGAAATGTTGCCCTAA
- a CDS encoding cupin domain-containing protein, with protein MPRLIESPSVIAAAGNKPKKIEEFIGRVNSETAEVSIARMTSPGGWVEPGQTPEFDEYTFVLAGELQVETKEGVITVRSGQAVIVSAGEWVRYSTPSPEGAQYVAVCLPAFSPDNVHRDGV; from the coding sequence ATGCCCCGTTTGATCGAGTCCCCCAGCGTGATCGCCGCCGCTGGCAACAAACCGAAAAAAATCGAAGAATTCATCGGCCGAGTTAATTCAGAAACCGCCGAGGTTAGCATTGCGCGGATGACCAGCCCCGGCGGCTGGGTCGAGCCAGGACAGACGCCCGAATTTGACGAGTATACCTTTGTTCTGGCGGGCGAATTACAAGTTGAGACGAAAGAGGGCGTCATAACCGTTCGATCCGGACAGGCCGTCATCGTCTCGGCGGGAGAGTGGGTTCGCTATAGCACCCCGTCGCCCGAAGGCGCCCAATACGTCGCGGTCTGTTTGCCGGCGTTTTCTCCTGACAACGTCCACCGCGACGGCGTCTGA
- a CDS encoding prolipoprotein diacylglyceryl transferase family protein, with the protein MRQTLFLIPQEFFGLPLAGFGWLLIAWTIVSIILLAALIRRQGWNKETSSYLPMIIIVAVVIAFGLPMFVAQHGGIPIRGYGVMLLAAVVAGVSFASHRAQKMGLSSDAIYSLAFWMFIPGILGARIFFVAEYWDEFFYVEGNLKATFFNAINFTEGGLVVYGSLIGGAVGFAAFCYRYKLPPLALADLIAPSLFLGLCLGRIGCLLNGCCYGGVCDLPWAIPFPEGSPPYQRQLENGEFFGVRLTQNNRGDIAVGKIRKDSPAQSGLLNVGDVIVKINDAEPEAGKDKRGEPYTAMMAANRLMLDASRSGVLRLQKSDGTIVRILLPKSATWSVPVHPTQIYASLNALILFFFAAYYYPTRKHDGEVIAISLGIYAITRYLLELIRTDELSFAGTGLTISQNVSIAIFTLALVTLLYLRRRPPHTIWPLPSSKPVGNQPAGESVPSAN; encoded by the coding sequence GTCAAACGCTGTTTCTCATTCCCCAAGAATTCTTCGGACTGCCGCTGGCCGGATTTGGCTGGCTGCTGATCGCCTGGACGATCGTCTCGATCATCCTGCTAGCAGCCTTGATTCGCCGCCAAGGGTGGAACAAGGAGACCTCCAGCTACCTGCCGATGATCATCATCGTGGCGGTTGTGATTGCGTTCGGTCTGCCGATGTTCGTTGCGCAGCATGGCGGGATACCGATTCGCGGCTATGGCGTGATGCTGCTAGCGGCGGTCGTGGCCGGGGTCAGCTTCGCTTCGCATCGCGCGCAGAAGATGGGTCTGAGTTCGGACGCGATCTACTCGCTGGCGTTCTGGATGTTCATCCCGGGCATTCTTGGCGCCCGCATCTTCTTTGTCGCCGAATACTGGGACGAGTTTTTCTATGTCGAGGGGAATCTGAAAGCGACCTTCTTCAACGCAATTAACTTCACCGAAGGGGGCCTGGTCGTTTATGGCTCGCTGATCGGCGGCGCGGTTGGGTTCGCCGCGTTCTGCTATCGCTACAAATTGCCCCCGCTGGCGCTGGCCGACTTGATTGCCCCCAGCTTGTTTCTGGGGCTTTGCCTGGGCCGAATCGGTTGCTTACTAAATGGCTGTTGCTATGGCGGCGTATGCGATCTTCCTTGGGCGATTCCGTTTCCCGAAGGCAGCCCTCCCTATCAGCGACAGCTTGAAAACGGCGAGTTTTTCGGCGTGCGGCTGACGCAAAACAATCGGGGCGACATCGCCGTCGGCAAGATCCGCAAAGACTCCCCCGCCCAAAGCGGCTTGCTGAACGTCGGCGACGTCATCGTGAAGATCAATGACGCCGAACCGGAAGCCGGCAAAGACAAACGCGGCGAACCGTACACGGCGATGATGGCGGCCAATCGCTTGATGCTTGACGCGTCGCGCAGCGGCGTCTTGCGACTCCAAAAATCAGACGGCACGATCGTCCGCATCTTGTTGCCCAAGTCGGCGACCTGGAGCGTTCCGGTTCATCCGACGCAGATCTACGCCAGCCTGAACGCCCTGATCCTGTTCTTCTTCGCCGCATACTACTATCCAACGCGCAAACATGACGGCGAGGTGATCGCCATTTCGCTTGGCATCTATGCGATCACGCGGTACCTGCTAGAGCTGATCCGAACGGACGAACTGTCGTTTGCCGGGACGGGTTTGACGATCTCGCAAAACGTCAGCATTGCGATCTTCACCCTCGCGTTGGTGACGCTGCTTTACCTGCGCCGTAGACCGCCGCATACGATTTGGCCGCTACCCAGCAGCAAACCGGTCGGCAACCAACCGGCCGGCGAGAGCGTCCCTTCCGCCAACTAA